A genomic stretch from Vulpes lagopus strain Blue_001 chromosome 11, ASM1834538v1, whole genome shotgun sequence includes:
- the KAT5 gene encoding histone acetyltransferase KAT5 isoform X5 produces MAEVGEIIEGCRLPVLRRNQDNEDEWPLAEILSVKDISGRKLFYVHYIDFNKRLDEWVTHERLDLKKIQFPKKEAKTPTKNGLPGSRPGSPEREVKRKVEVVSPATPVPSETAPASVFPQNGSARRAVAAQPGRKRKSNCLGTDEDSQDSSDGIPSAPRMTGSLVSDRSHDDIVTRMKNIECIELGRHRLKPWYFSPYPQELTTLPVLYLCEFCLKYGRSLKCLQRHLTKCDLRHPPGNEIYRKGTISFFEIDGRKNKSYSQNLCLLAKCFLDHKTLYYDTDPFLFYVMTEYDCKGFHIVGYFSKEKESTEDYNVACILTLPPYQRRGYGKLLIEFSYELSKVEGKTGTPEKPLSDLGLLSYRSYWSQTILEILMGLKSESGERPQITINEISEITSIKKEDVISTLQYLNLINYYKGQYILTLSEDIVDGHERAMLKRLLRIDSKCLHFTPKDWSKRGKW; encoded by the exons atggCGGAGGTG GGGGAGATAATCGAGGGCTGCCGCCTGCCCGTGCTTCGGCGGAACCAGGACAACGAAGATGAGTGGC CCCTGGCCGAGATCCTGAGCGTGAAGGACATCAGTGGCCGCAAGCTTTTCTACGTCCATTACATTGACT TCAACAAACGCCTGGATGAATGGGTGACCCACGAGCGGCTGGACCTAAAGAAGATCCAGTTCCCCAAGAAAGAGGCCAAGACCCCCACCAAGAACGGACTTCCTGGGTCTCGCCCCGGCTCTCCAGAGAGAGAGGTG AAACGGAAGGTGGAGGTGGTTTCACCAGCAACTCCAGTGCCCAGCGAGACAGCCCCAGCTTCAGTTTTTCCCCAG AATGGATCAGCCCGTAGGGCAGTGGCAGCTCAGCCAGGACGGAAGCGAAAATCAAATTGCTTGGGCACTGACGAG GATTCCCAGGACAGCTCAGATGGAATACCGTCCGCTCCACGCATGACTGGCAGCTTGGTGTCTGACCGCAGCCACGACGACATTGTCACCCGGATGAAGAACATTGAGTGTATCGAGCTGGGCCGGCATCGCCTGAAGCCGTGGTACTTCTCCCCATACCCACAGGAACTTACCACATTGCCCGTCCTCTACCTCTGCGAGTTCTGCCTCAAATACGGCCGTAGTCTGAAGTGTCTGCAGCGTCACTTG aCCAAGTGTGACCTGCGACACCCCCCAGGCAATGAGATTTACCGCAAGGGCACCATCTCTTTCTTTGAGATTGATGGACGGAAGAACAAG AGTTATTCTCAGAACCTGTGTCTTTTGGCCAAGTGTTTCCTCGACCACAAGACATTGTACTATGATACAGATCCCTTCCTCTTCTATGTCATGACAGAGTATGATTGCAAGGGCTTCCACATCGTCGGCTACTTCTCCAAG GAAAAGGAATCCACAGAAGACTACAATGTGGCCTGCATCCTGACCCTGCCTCCCTACCAGCGCCGGGGCTACGGCAAGCTGCTGATCGAGTTCA GCTATGAACTCTCCAAAGTGGAAGGGAAAACAGGGACCCCTGAGAAGCCCCTCTCAGACCTTGGCCTCCTATCCTACCGAAGCTACTGGTCCCAGACCATCCTGGAAATCCTGATGGGGCTGAAGTCAGAGAGCGGGGAGAGGCCACAGATCACCATCAA CGAGATCAGTGAAATCACCAGCATCAAGAAGGAGGATGTCATTTCTACTCTACAGTACCTCAACCTCATCAACTACTACAAG GGCCAGTATATCCTCACACTGTCTGAGGACATCGTGGATGGGCATGAAAGAGCTATGCTCAAGCGGCTCCTTCGAATCGACTCCAAGTGTTTGCACTTCACTCCCAAGGACTGGAGCAAGAGGGGAAAATGGTGA
- the KAT5 gene encoding histone acetyltransferase KAT5 isoform X3, translating into MAEVGEIIEGCRLPVLRRNQDNEDEWPLAEILSVKDISGRKLFYVHYIDFNKRLDEWVTHERLDLKKIQFPKKEAKTPTKNGLPGSRPGSPEREVPASAQASGKTLPIPVQITLRFNLPKEREAIPGGEPDQPLSSSSCLQPNHRSTKRKVEVVSPATPVPSETAPASVFPQNGSARRAVAAQPGRKRKSNCLGTDEDSQDSSDGIPSAPRMTGSLVSDRSHDDIVTRMKNIECIELGRHRLKPWYFSPYPQELTTLPVLYLCEFCLKYGRSLKCLQRHLTKCDLRHPPGNEIYRKGTISFFEIDGRKNKSYSQNLCLLAKCFLDHKTLYYDTDPFLFYVMTEYDCKGFHIVGYFSKEKESTEDYNVACILTLPPYQRRGYGKLLIEFSYELSKVEGKTGTPEKPLSDLGLLSYRSYWSQTILEILMGLKSESGERPQITINEISEITSIKKEDVISTLQYLNLINYYKGQYILTLSEDIVDGHERAMLKRLLRIDSKCLHFTPKDWSKRGKW; encoded by the exons atggCGGAGGTG GGGGAGATAATCGAGGGCTGCCGCCTGCCCGTGCTTCGGCGGAACCAGGACAACGAAGATGAGTGGC CCCTGGCCGAGATCCTGAGCGTGAAGGACATCAGTGGCCGCAAGCTTTTCTACGTCCATTACATTGACT TCAACAAACGCCTGGATGAATGGGTGACCCACGAGCGGCTGGACCTAAAGAAGATCCAGTTCCCCAAGAAAGAGGCCAAGACCCCCACCAAGAACGGACTTCCTGGGTCTCGCCCCGGCTCTCCAGAGAGAGAGGTG CCGGCCTCCGCCCAGGCCAGCGGGAAGACCTTGCCAATCCCGGTCCAGATCACACTCCGCTTCAACCTGCCCAAGGAGCGGGAGGCCATTCCCGGTGGCGAGCCTGACCAGCCGctctcctccagctcctgccTGCAGCCCAACCACCGCTCAACG AAACGGAAGGTGGAGGTGGTTTCACCAGCAACTCCAGTGCCCAGCGAGACAGCCCCAGCTTCAGTTTTTCCCCAG AATGGATCAGCCCGTAGGGCAGTGGCAGCTCAGCCAGGACGGAAGCGAAAATCAAATTGCTTGGGCACTGACGAG GATTCCCAGGACAGCTCAGATGGAATACCGTCCGCTCCACGCATGACTGGCAGCTTGGTGTCTGACCGCAGCCACGACGACATTGTCACCCGGATGAAGAACATTGAGTGTATCGAGCTGGGCCGGCATCGCCTGAAGCCGTGGTACTTCTCCCCATACCCACAGGAACTTACCACATTGCCCGTCCTCTACCTCTGCGAGTTCTGCCTCAAATACGGCCGTAGTCTGAAGTGTCTGCAGCGTCACTTG aCCAAGTGTGACCTGCGACACCCCCCAGGCAATGAGATTTACCGCAAGGGCACCATCTCTTTCTTTGAGATTGATGGACGGAAGAACAAG AGTTATTCTCAGAACCTGTGTCTTTTGGCCAAGTGTTTCCTCGACCACAAGACATTGTACTATGATACAGATCCCTTCCTCTTCTATGTCATGACAGAGTATGATTGCAAGGGCTTCCACATCGTCGGCTACTTCTCCAAG GAAAAGGAATCCACAGAAGACTACAATGTGGCCTGCATCCTGACCCTGCCTCCCTACCAGCGCCGGGGCTACGGCAAGCTGCTGATCGAGTTCA GCTATGAACTCTCCAAAGTGGAAGGGAAAACAGGGACCCCTGAGAAGCCCCTCTCAGACCTTGGCCTCCTATCCTACCGAAGCTACTGGTCCCAGACCATCCTGGAAATCCTGATGGGGCTGAAGTCAGAGAGCGGGGAGAGGCCACAGATCACCATCAA CGAGATCAGTGAAATCACCAGCATCAAGAAGGAGGATGTCATTTCTACTCTACAGTACCTCAACCTCATCAACTACTACAAG GGCCAGTATATCCTCACACTGTCTGAGGACATCGTGGATGGGCATGAAAGAGCTATGCTCAAGCGGCTCCTTCGAATCGACTCCAAGTGTTTGCACTTCACTCCCAAGGACTGGAGCAAGAGGGGAAAATGGTGA
- the KAT5 gene encoding histone acetyltransferase KAT5 isoform X2, producing the protein MAEVGEIIEGCRLPVLRRNQDNEDEWPLAEILSVKDISGRKLFYVHYIDFNKRLDEWVTHERLDLKKIQFPKKEAKTPTKNGLPGSRPGSPEREVRKTLDLSLQPASAQASGKTLPIPVQITLRFNLPKEREAIPGGEPDQPLSSSSCLQPNHRSTKRKVEVVSPATPVPSETAPASVFPQNGSARRAVAAQPGRKRKSNCLGTDEDSQDSSDGIPSAPRMTGSLVSDRSHDDIVTRMKNIECIELGRHRLKPWYFSPYPQELTTLPVLYLCEFCLKYGRSLKCLQRHLTKCDLRHPPGNEIYRKGTISFFEIDGRKNKSYSQNLCLLAKCFLDHKTLYYDTDPFLFYVMTEYDCKGFHIVGYFSKEKESTEDYNVACILTLPPYQRRGYGKLLIEFSYELSKVEGKTGTPEKPLSDLGLLSYRSYWSQTILEILMGLKSESGERPQITINEISEITSIKKEDVISTLQYLNLINYYKGQYILTLSEDIVDGHERAMLKRLLRIDSKCLHFTPKDWSKRGKW; encoded by the exons atggCGGAGGTG GGGGAGATAATCGAGGGCTGCCGCCTGCCCGTGCTTCGGCGGAACCAGGACAACGAAGATGAGTGGC CCCTGGCCGAGATCCTGAGCGTGAAGGACATCAGTGGCCGCAAGCTTTTCTACGTCCATTACATTGACT TCAACAAACGCCTGGATGAATGGGTGACCCACGAGCGGCTGGACCTAAAGAAGATCCAGTTCCCCAAGAAAGAGGCCAAGACCCCCACCAAGAACGGACTTCCTGGGTCTCGCCCCGGCTCTCCAGAGAGAGAGGTG AGGAAGACCCTGGACCTATCTCTACAGCCGGCCTCCGCCCAGGCCAGCGGGAAGACCTTGCCAATCCCGGTCCAGATCACACTCCGCTTCAACCTGCCCAAGGAGCGGGAGGCCATTCCCGGTGGCGAGCCTGACCAGCCGctctcctccagctcctgccTGCAGCCCAACCACCGCTCAACG AAACGGAAGGTGGAGGTGGTTTCACCAGCAACTCCAGTGCCCAGCGAGACAGCCCCAGCTTCAGTTTTTCCCCAG AATGGATCAGCCCGTAGGGCAGTGGCAGCTCAGCCAGGACGGAAGCGAAAATCAAATTGCTTGGGCACTGACGAG GATTCCCAGGACAGCTCAGATGGAATACCGTCCGCTCCACGCATGACTGGCAGCTTGGTGTCTGACCGCAGCCACGACGACATTGTCACCCGGATGAAGAACATTGAGTGTATCGAGCTGGGCCGGCATCGCCTGAAGCCGTGGTACTTCTCCCCATACCCACAGGAACTTACCACATTGCCCGTCCTCTACCTCTGCGAGTTCTGCCTCAAATACGGCCGTAGTCTGAAGTGTCTGCAGCGTCACTTG aCCAAGTGTGACCTGCGACACCCCCCAGGCAATGAGATTTACCGCAAGGGCACCATCTCTTTCTTTGAGATTGATGGACGGAAGAACAAG AGTTATTCTCAGAACCTGTGTCTTTTGGCCAAGTGTTTCCTCGACCACAAGACATTGTACTATGATACAGATCCCTTCCTCTTCTATGTCATGACAGAGTATGATTGCAAGGGCTTCCACATCGTCGGCTACTTCTCCAAG GAAAAGGAATCCACAGAAGACTACAATGTGGCCTGCATCCTGACCCTGCCTCCCTACCAGCGCCGGGGCTACGGCAAGCTGCTGATCGAGTTCA GCTATGAACTCTCCAAAGTGGAAGGGAAAACAGGGACCCCTGAGAAGCCCCTCTCAGACCTTGGCCTCCTATCCTACCGAAGCTACTGGTCCCAGACCATCCTGGAAATCCTGATGGGGCTGAAGTCAGAGAGCGGGGAGAGGCCACAGATCACCATCAA CGAGATCAGTGAAATCACCAGCATCAAGAAGGAGGATGTCATTTCTACTCTACAGTACCTCAACCTCATCAACTACTACAAG GGCCAGTATATCCTCACACTGTCTGAGGACATCGTGGATGGGCATGAAAGAGCTATGCTCAAGCGGCTCCTTCGAATCGACTCCAAGTGTTTGCACTTCACTCCCAAGGACTGGAGCAAGAGGGGAAAATGGTGA
- the KAT5 gene encoding histone acetyltransferase KAT5 isoform X1 yields the protein MAEVVSPVPGAGRREPGEVGRTRGPPVADPGAALSPQGEIIEGCRLPVLRRNQDNEDEWPLAEILSVKDISGRKLFYVHYIDFNKRLDEWVTHERLDLKKIQFPKKEAKTPTKNGLPGSRPGSPEREVPASAQASGKTLPIPVQITLRFNLPKEREAIPGGEPDQPLSSSSCLQPNHRSTKRKVEVVSPATPVPSETAPASVFPQNGSARRAVAAQPGRKRKSNCLGTDEDSQDSSDGIPSAPRMTGSLVSDRSHDDIVTRMKNIECIELGRHRLKPWYFSPYPQELTTLPVLYLCEFCLKYGRSLKCLQRHLTKCDLRHPPGNEIYRKGTISFFEIDGRKNKSYSQNLCLLAKCFLDHKTLYYDTDPFLFYVMTEYDCKGFHIVGYFSKEKESTEDYNVACILTLPPYQRRGYGKLLIEFSYELSKVEGKTGTPEKPLSDLGLLSYRSYWSQTILEILMGLKSESGERPQITINEISEITSIKKEDVISTLQYLNLINYYKGQYILTLSEDIVDGHERAMLKRLLRIDSKCLHFTPKDWSKRGKW from the exons atggCGGAGGTGGTGAGTCCggtgcccggggcggggcggagggagccaggggaggtgggtagaACCCGAGGCCCCCCAGTAGCCGACCCTGGCGCCGCGCTGTCTCCCCAGGGGGAGATAATCGAGGGCTGCCGCCTGCCCGTGCTTCGGCGGAACCAGGACAACGAAGATGAGTGGC CCCTGGCCGAGATCCTGAGCGTGAAGGACATCAGTGGCCGCAAGCTTTTCTACGTCCATTACATTGACT TCAACAAACGCCTGGATGAATGGGTGACCCACGAGCGGCTGGACCTAAAGAAGATCCAGTTCCCCAAGAAAGAGGCCAAGACCCCCACCAAGAACGGACTTCCTGGGTCTCGCCCCGGCTCTCCAGAGAGAGAGGTG CCGGCCTCCGCCCAGGCCAGCGGGAAGACCTTGCCAATCCCGGTCCAGATCACACTCCGCTTCAACCTGCCCAAGGAGCGGGAGGCCATTCCCGGTGGCGAGCCTGACCAGCCGctctcctccagctcctgccTGCAGCCCAACCACCGCTCAACG AAACGGAAGGTGGAGGTGGTTTCACCAGCAACTCCAGTGCCCAGCGAGACAGCCCCAGCTTCAGTTTTTCCCCAG AATGGATCAGCCCGTAGGGCAGTGGCAGCTCAGCCAGGACGGAAGCGAAAATCAAATTGCTTGGGCACTGACGAG GATTCCCAGGACAGCTCAGATGGAATACCGTCCGCTCCACGCATGACTGGCAGCTTGGTGTCTGACCGCAGCCACGACGACATTGTCACCCGGATGAAGAACATTGAGTGTATCGAGCTGGGCCGGCATCGCCTGAAGCCGTGGTACTTCTCCCCATACCCACAGGAACTTACCACATTGCCCGTCCTCTACCTCTGCGAGTTCTGCCTCAAATACGGCCGTAGTCTGAAGTGTCTGCAGCGTCACTTG aCCAAGTGTGACCTGCGACACCCCCCAGGCAATGAGATTTACCGCAAGGGCACCATCTCTTTCTTTGAGATTGATGGACGGAAGAACAAG AGTTATTCTCAGAACCTGTGTCTTTTGGCCAAGTGTTTCCTCGACCACAAGACATTGTACTATGATACAGATCCCTTCCTCTTCTATGTCATGACAGAGTATGATTGCAAGGGCTTCCACATCGTCGGCTACTTCTCCAAG GAAAAGGAATCCACAGAAGACTACAATGTGGCCTGCATCCTGACCCTGCCTCCCTACCAGCGCCGGGGCTACGGCAAGCTGCTGATCGAGTTCA GCTATGAACTCTCCAAAGTGGAAGGGAAAACAGGGACCCCTGAGAAGCCCCTCTCAGACCTTGGCCTCCTATCCTACCGAAGCTACTGGTCCCAGACCATCCTGGAAATCCTGATGGGGCTGAAGTCAGAGAGCGGGGAGAGGCCACAGATCACCATCAA CGAGATCAGTGAAATCACCAGCATCAAGAAGGAGGATGTCATTTCTACTCTACAGTACCTCAACCTCATCAACTACTACAAG GGCCAGTATATCCTCACACTGTCTGAGGACATCGTGGATGGGCATGAAAGAGCTATGCTCAAGCGGCTCCTTCGAATCGACTCCAAGTGTTTGCACTTCACTCCCAAGGACTGGAGCAAGAGGGGAAAATGGTGA
- the KAT5 gene encoding histone acetyltransferase KAT5 isoform X4, protein MAEVVSPVPGAGRREPGEVGRTRGPPVADPGAALSPQGEIIEGCRLPVLRRNQDNEDEWPLAEILSVKDISGRKLFYVHYIDFNKRLDEWVTHERLDLKKIQFPKKEAKTPTKNGLPGSRPGSPEREVKRKVEVVSPATPVPSETAPASVFPQNGSARRAVAAQPGRKRKSNCLGTDEDSQDSSDGIPSAPRMTGSLVSDRSHDDIVTRMKNIECIELGRHRLKPWYFSPYPQELTTLPVLYLCEFCLKYGRSLKCLQRHLTKCDLRHPPGNEIYRKGTISFFEIDGRKNKSYSQNLCLLAKCFLDHKTLYYDTDPFLFYVMTEYDCKGFHIVGYFSKEKESTEDYNVACILTLPPYQRRGYGKLLIEFSYELSKVEGKTGTPEKPLSDLGLLSYRSYWSQTILEILMGLKSESGERPQITINEISEITSIKKEDVISTLQYLNLINYYKGQYILTLSEDIVDGHERAMLKRLLRIDSKCLHFTPKDWSKRGKW, encoded by the exons atggCGGAGGTGGTGAGTCCggtgcccggggcggggcggagggagccaggggaggtgggtagaACCCGAGGCCCCCCAGTAGCCGACCCTGGCGCCGCGCTGTCTCCCCAGGGGGAGATAATCGAGGGCTGCCGCCTGCCCGTGCTTCGGCGGAACCAGGACAACGAAGATGAGTGGC CCCTGGCCGAGATCCTGAGCGTGAAGGACATCAGTGGCCGCAAGCTTTTCTACGTCCATTACATTGACT TCAACAAACGCCTGGATGAATGGGTGACCCACGAGCGGCTGGACCTAAAGAAGATCCAGTTCCCCAAGAAAGAGGCCAAGACCCCCACCAAGAACGGACTTCCTGGGTCTCGCCCCGGCTCTCCAGAGAGAGAGGTG AAACGGAAGGTGGAGGTGGTTTCACCAGCAACTCCAGTGCCCAGCGAGACAGCCCCAGCTTCAGTTTTTCCCCAG AATGGATCAGCCCGTAGGGCAGTGGCAGCTCAGCCAGGACGGAAGCGAAAATCAAATTGCTTGGGCACTGACGAG GATTCCCAGGACAGCTCAGATGGAATACCGTCCGCTCCACGCATGACTGGCAGCTTGGTGTCTGACCGCAGCCACGACGACATTGTCACCCGGATGAAGAACATTGAGTGTATCGAGCTGGGCCGGCATCGCCTGAAGCCGTGGTACTTCTCCCCATACCCACAGGAACTTACCACATTGCCCGTCCTCTACCTCTGCGAGTTCTGCCTCAAATACGGCCGTAGTCTGAAGTGTCTGCAGCGTCACTTG aCCAAGTGTGACCTGCGACACCCCCCAGGCAATGAGATTTACCGCAAGGGCACCATCTCTTTCTTTGAGATTGATGGACGGAAGAACAAG AGTTATTCTCAGAACCTGTGTCTTTTGGCCAAGTGTTTCCTCGACCACAAGACATTGTACTATGATACAGATCCCTTCCTCTTCTATGTCATGACAGAGTATGATTGCAAGGGCTTCCACATCGTCGGCTACTTCTCCAAG GAAAAGGAATCCACAGAAGACTACAATGTGGCCTGCATCCTGACCCTGCCTCCCTACCAGCGCCGGGGCTACGGCAAGCTGCTGATCGAGTTCA GCTATGAACTCTCCAAAGTGGAAGGGAAAACAGGGACCCCTGAGAAGCCCCTCTCAGACCTTGGCCTCCTATCCTACCGAAGCTACTGGTCCCAGACCATCCTGGAAATCCTGATGGGGCTGAAGTCAGAGAGCGGGGAGAGGCCACAGATCACCATCAA CGAGATCAGTGAAATCACCAGCATCAAGAAGGAGGATGTCATTTCTACTCTACAGTACCTCAACCTCATCAACTACTACAAG GGCCAGTATATCCTCACACTGTCTGAGGACATCGTGGATGGGCATGAAAGAGCTATGCTCAAGCGGCTCCTTCGAATCGACTCCAAGTGTTTGCACTTCACTCCCAAGGACTGGAGCAAGAGGGGAAAATGGTGA